The following proteins come from a genomic window of Gimesia chilikensis:
- a CDS encoding sulfatase yields the protein MRLISTLCLLVLMGTTSLSAADSAPADLKLEKIKGAKPRNVVFILADDHRYDVMGFAGHPWVETPAMDAMAKQGVYFKNAVVTTSLCSPSRASILTGQYMHNHGVVDNNVLTPPGTKFFPQYLQAAGYQTGFFGKWHMGGHSDDPRPGFDRWVSFRGQGHYYPPEHLKKWSLNVDGKRVPQKGYITDELTDYAIDWLNESVKTQDKPFFMYLSHKGVHGMFHPAERHAGRYKDKSMPIPKTMANTSENYFNKPMWLKNQRNSWHGVDFAYHQDTDIEEHYRLYCEALLSVDESIARVRKWLKDNGYGENTLVMYMGDNGFQWGEHGLIDKRTAYEASMRVPLVGVCPGLWKPGTVVDEVVANIDIGPTCLAAAGLKTPPQMDGQSFLELAAGKLPAADWRKNILYEYYWEFNFPQTPTTFALRTPRYKFIQYHGIWDIDELYDMEKDPLEQHNLIFDPEYQKQIRKMRADLHAILEKSEANRVPFSHKRSMGANLRLESGSKPADFNDKLLREKNAKE from the coding sequence ATGCGATTGATTTCGACGCTCTGTCTACTGGTCCTGATGGGGACCACTTCCCTGTCCGCCGCAGATTCCGCTCCTGCAGATCTCAAACTGGAAAAGATCAAAGGTGCCAAACCGCGTAATGTGGTCTTTATTCTCGCGGACGATCATCGTTATGACGTGATGGGTTTTGCCGGTCATCCCTGGGTAGAGACTCCTGCAATGGATGCGATGGCCAAACAGGGGGTTTACTTCAAGAATGCAGTCGTTACCACCTCGCTCTGCTCTCCCAGTCGGGCTTCGATTCTGACCGGACAGTATATGCACAATCATGGTGTGGTCGATAATAACGTACTGACCCCGCCTGGGACGAAATTCTTTCCCCAATACCTGCAGGCCGCCGGCTACCAGACAGGTTTTTTCGGGAAGTGGCACATGGGCGGTCACTCGGACGACCCACGGCCCGGTTTCGACAGATGGGTTTCCTTTCGCGGCCAGGGGCACTATTACCCGCCCGAACATTTGAAGAAATGGTCATTGAATGTCGATGGCAAAAGAGTTCCGCAGAAAGGTTACATTACCGACGAACTGACGGACTATGCCATCGACTGGTTGAACGAAAGTGTCAAAACGCAGGATAAACCCTTCTTCATGTATCTCTCACACAAGGGAGTGCATGGGATGTTCCACCCTGCGGAACGTCATGCGGGACGCTACAAAGATAAATCGATGCCGATCCCTAAAACGATGGCCAATACCTCTGAGAATTACTTCAACAAGCCGATGTGGCTGAAGAACCAGCGAAACAGCTGGCACGGTGTTGATTTTGCCTATCACCAGGATACGGATATCGAAGAGCATTATCGTCTATACTGTGAAGCCCTGCTGAGCGTGGACGAATCGATCGCTCGCGTGCGGAAGTGGCTGAAAGACAACGGCTATGGTGAAAACACACTGGTCATGTACATGGGGGATAACGGCTTTCAGTGGGGCGAACATGGCCTGATTGACAAGCGGACCGCATATGAAGCGTCCATGCGTGTGCCTCTGGTCGGCGTCTGTCCCGGTCTCTGGAAACCAGGCACCGTGGTAGATGAAGTCGTCGCCAACATCGATATCGGCCCTACCTGCCTGGCAGCTGCCGGCTTGAAAACACCGCCTCAGATGGATGGTCAAAGTTTCCTGGAACTGGCAGCAGGGAAATTACCGGCAGCCGATTGGAGGAAGAATATTCTCTATGAATATTACTGGGAATTCAATTTCCCTCAGACGCCAACGACCTTCGCACTGCGGACACCACGTTATAAATTCATCCAATATCATGGTATCTGGGATATTGACGAACTTTACGACATGGAGAAAGATCCATTGGAACAGCACAATCTGATTTTTGATCCTGAATATCAGAAGCAGATCAGAAAGATGCGGGCCGATCTGCATGCGATCCTGGAGAAGTCAGAGGCGAACCGAGTTCCCTTCAGTCACAAACGGAGCATGGGAGCTAACCTGCGGCTTGAGAGTGGATCAAAGCCGGCTGATTTCAACGATAAGCTGTTGCGGGAGAAAAATGCTAAAGAGTAG
- a CDS encoding carboxypeptidase regulatory-like domain-containing protein, whose translation MYLSFNSLKFILISSLLFCFSGCAGGSGEAVPELADVNGVVTMDGAPLVNAKVIFEPQETTGNARRRASSATTQEDGSYNLDYNEDASGASLGKHRVVIIKLTDNPEDAGKQLVPTKYNDKSELTADVKADGNTINFDLKSK comes from the coding sequence ATGTATCTTTCTTTTAATTCGCTTAAATTCATTCTCATCAGTTCGTTGCTTTTTTGTTTTTCTGGATGTGCTGGTGGCAGTGGTGAAGCAGTCCCTGAATTGGCGGATGTAAACGGTGTGGTGACTATGGATGGTGCTCCACTGGTTAATGCGAAGGTTATCTTTGAACCTCAGGAAACGACTGGAAATGCCAGACGCCGTGCATCAAGCGCCACGACCCAAGAGGATGGATCATACAACCTGGACTACAACGAAGACGCCTCAGGTGCCTCCCTCGGTAAACACCGGGTTGTAATCATTAAGCTCACTGATAATCCGGAAGACGCAGGCAAACAACTGGTTCCCACGAAATACAACGATAAGTCTGAACTTACGGCAGATGTAAAAGCAGATGGGAACACAATTAATTTCGATCTCAAATCGAAGTAG
- a CDS encoding DUF1559 domain-containing protein: MRTRPHKLGFTLIELLVVIAIIAILIALLLPAVQQAREAARRSTCKNNLKQIGLALHNYHDTHRVLPPATINAGLQYCDTVHGATGNLLNHTCYQMILPFIDQANIYNQYNWSLPSGRANHGTGCTGSVTTDQYSVVTSPVPVFLCPSDPGTQQNSTTSGAYYTSPGWRTSYGVVNYTTGGNGGSWRANNSTLKAAMGPNGAAQFRDFKDGTSNTMVMCETQLNKTSTSYGPYWNAATHTFFILPGVTGYTLNFDHTNGKQYAWGAGSHHVGGGHILMGDGAVRFLSENVDRVGVVQALVSIGGGEVIPEF; encoded by the coding sequence ATGCGCACGCGCCCTCACAAACTTGGTTTTACCCTGATTGAATTGCTGGTCGTTATTGCCATCATTGCAATTCTAATTGCTCTCCTTCTTCCCGCAGTTCAACAGGCCCGCGAAGCAGCTCGACGCAGTACTTGCAAAAACAATCTTAAGCAAATCGGGCTGGCACTTCACAATTATCATGACACACATCGAGTGCTGCCTCCGGCAACTATTAACGCTGGTCTGCAGTATTGTGACACAGTCCATGGGGCCACGGGCAACCTGCTCAATCATACCTGCTACCAGATGATCCTGCCCTTTATCGATCAGGCAAATATTTATAATCAGTACAACTGGAGTCTGCCCAGCGGACGCGCTAACCACGGCACTGGTTGCACGGGTTCCGTGACTACAGACCAATATTCGGTTGTGACATCTCCCGTCCCCGTTTTTCTATGCCCCTCTGATCCGGGAACTCAACAAAACTCTACGACTTCTGGTGCTTATTATACAAGTCCCGGATGGCGGACCAGTTACGGCGTCGTGAATTACACGACCGGGGGTAACGGAGGAAGTTGGAGAGCAAACAACAGCACGCTCAAAGCTGCGATGGGTCCGAACGGCGCGGCTCAGTTTCGTGACTTCAAAGATGGAACCAGTAACACTATGGTCATGTGTGAAACCCAGTTGAACAAGACATCGACCAGCTACGGACCTTACTGGAATGCCGCCACACACACCTTTTTCATCCTACCAGGTGTAACTGGTTATACTCTTAATTTTGACCATACCAATGGAAAACAATACGCTTGGGGAGCTGGTAGCCACCATGTCGGTGGAGGTCACATCCTGATGGGTGATGGTGCCGTTCGATTCCTGAGCGAAAATGTGGACCGCGTAGGAGTAGTTCAGGCTCTGGTCTCCATCGGTGGTGGCGAAGTCATTCCGGAATTCTAA
- a CDS encoding PEP/pyruvate-binding domain-containing protein — protein sequence MPQLIYRLSEINATHVAEAGGKGASLGELIQAKAPVPPGFVVSSCAFREYFFQGEPKLAVVDVIQRLIANQLSLAQARAEIQSCLEEVCFPEPLEVAVRQATDEMQLKRVSVRSSATCEDSATSAWAGQLETWLDVSPDEITKRIRDCWLSLFSESALAYGATHGYASGEIAVAVVIQQMVASEISGIGFSVHPVTQEPDIQLIEACLGLGEAIVSGRIVPDQFIVERDSFQILESVIGEQKEALWLGDGNTKPVWQELDGRGSQPKISTSQVTEYAGILARLHDHYGHPIDTEWAIENGNFQILQARPITTLAAEYDQSLFDQSLEWHFCVRRPFFLLAASILPYWMDARHADHTLGTHLNEALLIQDETGMMNLFSSQKSADEFLDRIGYLFQNDRDEIIRILRYGLGIYAQGPAVIEQGVSGFADLAELEDFFADVAQHTTVFPAWLLTYIELHQIDDPEVRSLAEQIRSHSLYPVIERKLLKPLAKQTAERLGFSQPDRACDLVLWSELKQGLVTRELLETRLQSIDSGERYIFQLLDGQESFHLVSQTGYLLTRLAKQRQSLPVGDSNELTGQAAWPGIFRGRARVVLSLDSQGFSVQADEVLVSIQSNPALLPLMKTCGAVVTDDGGIACHAAILARELKKPTLIGTGRATKMIQDGDLIEVDTYAQVVRILEQAQ from the coding sequence ATGCCACAGCTGATCTATCGACTATCCGAAATCAATGCGACCCACGTGGCGGAAGCCGGAGGCAAAGGGGCATCGCTGGGAGAACTGATTCAGGCTAAGGCCCCGGTTCCTCCTGGCTTTGTGGTCTCCAGTTGCGCATTTCGAGAATATTTTTTCCAGGGGGAGCCTAAACTTGCTGTCGTTGATGTCATTCAGAGACTAATTGCGAATCAACTGTCCCTGGCCCAGGCACGCGCTGAAATTCAGAGCTGTCTCGAGGAAGTCTGTTTTCCAGAACCACTCGAAGTGGCTGTCAGGCAGGCAACTGATGAAATGCAGCTAAAGCGTGTTTCCGTACGCTCCAGTGCCACCTGTGAGGACAGCGCTACGAGCGCCTGGGCCGGCCAGCTGGAAACCTGGCTGGACGTGTCACCAGACGAAATTACAAAACGGATTCGCGACTGCTGGCTCTCTCTCTTCAGCGAATCTGCTCTCGCCTATGGAGCGACTCACGGTTATGCCTCAGGGGAAATCGCGGTGGCGGTCGTCATACAGCAGATGGTGGCTAGCGAAATTTCGGGCATTGGTTTTTCTGTCCACCCGGTAACTCAGGAACCGGACATCCAATTGATCGAGGCCTGTCTGGGATTGGGGGAGGCCATTGTTTCAGGACGGATTGTTCCAGACCAATTCATCGTAGAGCGTGACTCTTTTCAGATACTGGAGTCGGTCATCGGTGAGCAGAAGGAGGCCCTCTGGCTGGGGGATGGAAATACGAAGCCCGTCTGGCAGGAACTGGATGGTCGAGGCAGCCAGCCTAAAATCAGTACCTCACAGGTTACGGAATATGCCGGGATCCTGGCACGATTGCATGATCATTACGGGCATCCCATCGACACGGAATGGGCCATCGAGAATGGGAACTTCCAGATCCTCCAGGCACGTCCTATCACTACGCTGGCTGCTGAGTATGATCAAAGTCTGTTTGATCAAAGTCTGGAATGGCATTTTTGTGTAAGGCGTCCGTTTTTCCTGCTGGCTGCTTCGATTCTCCCCTACTGGATGGATGCCAGGCATGCGGATCATACGTTGGGGACACATCTCAATGAAGCACTGCTGATACAAGACGAAACGGGTATGATGAATCTGTTTAGTTCTCAAAAATCGGCTGATGAGTTCCTCGATCGAATTGGATATCTGTTCCAGAATGATCGAGACGAAATCATTCGTATCCTCCGTTATGGATTGGGGATTTATGCACAGGGCCCGGCCGTCATTGAACAGGGAGTGAGTGGGTTCGCCGATCTGGCAGAACTGGAGGATTTTTTCGCTGATGTTGCCCAGCATACAACTGTGTTTCCAGCCTGGTTACTGACGTATATAGAATTACATCAGATTGATGATCCTGAGGTACGCTCTCTGGCAGAGCAGATTCGTTCTCATTCTCTCTACCCCGTGATTGAAAGAAAACTGCTTAAACCTCTGGCGAAACAGACTGCTGAAAGGCTGGGATTTTCACAGCCAGATCGCGCCTGTGATCTGGTGTTATGGAGCGAACTGAAACAGGGGCTCGTCACTCGAGAACTGCTGGAAACACGTCTGCAGTCGATCGATTCCGGAGAACGCTACATCTTTCAGCTGCTTGATGGACAGGAGAGCTTTCATCTGGTTTCACAGACTGGTTATCTGTTGACTCGTCTCGCGAAACAGCGACAGAGTCTGCCAGTGGGAGATTCTAATGAGTTGACTGGGCAGGCCGCCTGGCCGGGAATCTTTCGTGGTCGGGCCCGGGTGGTTCTGAGCCTGGATTCTCAAGGTTTTTCGGTTCAGGCTGATGAAGTGCTGGTTTCGATCCAGTCGAATCCTGCCCTGCTCCCACTCATGAAAACCTGCGGTGCGGTTGTCACTGACGATGGTGGTATCGCCTGTCATGCAGCGATTCTGGCCCGCGAACTCAAAAAGCCGACGCTCATTGGCACAGGTAGAGCCACGAAAATGATCCAGGATGGCGATTTGATCGAAGTCGACACATACGCGCAAGTAGTGCGAATTCTGGAGCAGGCGCAATAA
- a CDS encoding Gfo/Idh/MocA family oxidoreductase — MDQSPINRRDFLKTSGTTAVAASAIAGLATAPALGAGNSNEAIRIGFIGPGGRGFGAHVKKLVQLKKDGKNIELVAVADVYSEHRDRTANYIKKELGNDVAKYTDYRDMIEKEKLDAVAIGTPDHWHAKQTIDSMNAGLNVYCEKPMTKKVEEALAVVDAWKKTGKIMQVGVQSTSLPVWDDVRARLQDGQLGKVLQFQTEYFRNSSMGQWRYYALKKEMNPTNIDWKLWLGVDDGLAEYQPFDRAVYAQWRRFWPFGSGMYTDLFVHRTTSMLKATGLRFPGRVVGAGGLYLEYDGRDVPDVATVAADFNEGVQGLINATMCNQETRIKQIIRGHNGSFVFGNGEGFDGYDFIPERPQVTRDSSLKQQRIDVAQIKDTTYAHFKNWIEAMEANDQSKCNNPPDLGAAAIAVVNLGSNSYRHGKVYHFDGETGQISDGDGSWAKKWEAMSEARQKPKHIPGWKAGDKGSLLEEPSYMALAGPWIDGKPPKNNPNNNAG; from the coding sequence ATGGATCAAAGCCCCATCAATCGTAGAGATTTCCTGAAAACCTCAGGAACGACCGCCGTCGCCGCCAGTGCGATTGCCGGACTGGCCACGGCCCCCGCATTGGGAGCTGGAAACAGTAACGAAGCCATTCGAATCGGATTTATCGGCCCCGGGGGACGCGGTTTTGGTGCTCACGTCAAAAAACTCGTCCAGTTGAAAAAAGATGGTAAAAACATCGAGCTGGTTGCTGTCGCCGATGTCTATTCCGAACACCGTGACCGGACTGCCAACTACATCAAAAAAGAGCTCGGCAACGATGTCGCGAAATACACTGACTACCGCGACATGATTGAGAAGGAAAAGCTGGATGCCGTCGCGATCGGAACTCCCGACCACTGGCATGCCAAGCAGACCATCGATTCCATGAACGCCGGCTTGAACGTTTACTGTGAAAAGCCGATGACGAAAAAAGTCGAAGAAGCCCTGGCAGTCGTTGATGCCTGGAAAAAGACCGGCAAAATCATGCAGGTTGGTGTGCAGTCTACCAGCCTCCCTGTCTGGGATGACGTTCGGGCCCGTCTGCAGGATGGCCAGTTAGGTAAGGTGCTCCAGTTCCAGACAGAATATTTCCGGAACTCTTCCATGGGACAGTGGCGTTACTACGCTCTGAAAAAAGAAATGAACCCCACCAACATCGACTGGAAACTCTGGTTGGGTGTTGATGACGGTCTGGCCGAGTATCAGCCGTTTGACCGCGCTGTCTATGCACAGTGGCGTCGCTTCTGGCCATTCGGGTCAGGGATGTATACCGACCTGTTCGTACATAGAACCACTTCCATGTTGAAAGCCACCGGACTCCGGTTCCCGGGACGCGTCGTTGGTGCAGGGGGGCTGTATCTGGAATACGATGGTCGTGACGTACCCGATGTCGCTACCGTTGCTGCTGACTTCAATGAAGGCGTGCAGGGATTGATCAATGCCACCATGTGTAACCAGGAAACCCGGATCAAACAGATCATCCGCGGACATAATGGTTCCTTCGTATTTGGCAACGGAGAAGGTTTTGATGGGTACGACTTCATCCCTGAACGACCTCAGGTCACCCGTGACAGCTCGCTGAAACAGCAGCGGATTGACGTTGCTCAGATCAAAGACACAACCTACGCTCACTTCAAGAACTGGATCGAAGCGATGGAAGCCAATGATCAGAGCAAGTGTAACAACCCACCTGATCTGGGTGCAGCTGCGATCGCCGTGGTCAACCTGGGCTCCAACAGCTACCGACATGGTAAGGTTTACCACTTCGATGGTGAGACAGGCCAGATTTCGGATGGCGACGGCAGTTGGGCCAAGAAATGGGAAGCCATGTCCGAAGCGCGACAGAAACCCAAGCACATCCCCGGCTGGAAAGCAGGGGATAAGGGAAGCCTTCTGGAAGAGCCCAGCTACATGGCTCTGGCAGGCCCATGGATTGACGGAAAGCCTCCGAAGAACAATCCCAATAATAATGCCGGTTAA
- a CDS encoding DUF6807 family protein, with the protein MNVSAAEKKGFTWKDHPDQKVADLYYNGQPVLQYVYPFDKSTPETFHDTYKVFHHVYGPQSGAVITKGPGGKYTHHRGLYVGWNKTSFDGKTLDFWHCKNGAHLRHDKFISMQGGPDAGTMTAEIHWEDGDGKPVIIETRKVTVTPIKVSSSEAPAWQIDWQTTLQSKRGEITLDGDRQHAGFQYRAAQPVAESNNATYVRPEGSPQQPAPYQVSDRTDPDKHVNLGWLAMSYDIDGKHYNVEYMEDPNVPKPSRYSERPYGRFGAFFDTKIDERHPLKMNYRLIVSEGKTPSQSEVQKRYDQFVSSLKKQDS; encoded by the coding sequence TTGAACGTTTCTGCTGCTGAAAAGAAAGGTTTCACCTGGAAAGATCATCCGGATCAGAAAGTGGCAGACCTGTACTATAACGGTCAACCAGTGCTGCAGTATGTCTACCCGTTTGATAAATCCACCCCGGAAACATTTCACGACACTTACAAAGTCTTTCATCATGTTTACGGTCCCCAGAGCGGAGCGGTGATTACCAAGGGCCCCGGTGGGAAGTACACACATCATCGTGGATTATATGTCGGCTGGAATAAAACCAGCTTTGATGGCAAAACACTCGACTTCTGGCACTGTAAAAACGGAGCCCATCTACGTCATGACAAGTTTATATCAATGCAGGGCGGCCCCGATGCGGGGACAATGACTGCGGAGATCCACTGGGAGGATGGCGACGGGAAGCCCGTGATTATTGAAACACGCAAAGTAACGGTTACTCCGATCAAGGTTTCCAGCTCTGAAGCACCAGCCTGGCAGATCGACTGGCAAACTACCTTACAAAGTAAACGCGGCGAAATTACTCTCGACGGCGATCGTCAACATGCCGGTTTCCAGTACCGTGCCGCCCAGCCAGTAGCCGAGTCCAATAATGCGACCTATGTTCGCCCCGAGGGATCGCCTCAGCAACCGGCTCCCTACCAGGTCTCAGACCGAACCGATCCCGACAAGCATGTGAATCTGGGCTGGCTTGCCATGTCATATGATATTGACGGCAAGCATTACAATGTGGAGTACATGGAAGATCCGAATGTACCGAAACCATCGCGATATTCCGAGCGCCCCTATGGTCGCTTTGGTGCCTTTTTCGATACAAAAATTGATGAAAGACATCCGCTTAAGATGAACTATCGATTGATTGTGAGTGAAGGGAAGACTCCTTCCCAGTCCGAGGTTCAGAAACGTTACGACCAGTTTGTCTCCTCGTTGAAGAAACAGGACTCCTGA
- a CDS encoding UvrB/UvrC motif-containing protein gives MKKCKVCNKPAVYHLTEIQNGEAQALHFCEEHFQEYISGQTSQDEWEPQDDATLIELSSQELQLDEEMECPNCGITFQEFRSEGRLGCPHDYIAFREPLIQLLENIHGECVHIGKFPKRAPTSSQQQYNLIKLRRELTAAIAEENYEAAASLRDEISKLEQEEHAEPESDTSAE, from the coding sequence ATGAAAAAATGTAAAGTCTGTAACAAGCCGGCAGTCTATCACCTGACTGAGATTCAGAATGGTGAGGCACAGGCACTGCATTTCTGTGAAGAACACTTTCAGGAATATATCAGCGGGCAGACATCGCAGGACGAATGGGAACCTCAGGATGATGCGACTCTGATTGAACTGAGTTCTCAGGAACTGCAGTTAGATGAAGAGATGGAATGTCCCAATTGCGGAATCACATTTCAGGAATTTCGCAGTGAAGGACGACTCGGCTGCCCGCATGACTACATCGCCTTCCGAGAACCGCTGATTCAATTACTTGAAAACATCCACGGTGAGTGCGTGCACATTGGTAAATTCCCCAAGCGAGCCCCCACTTCCAGTCAGCAGCAGTACAATTTAATCAAACTCCGGCGTGAGTTGACCGCAGCGATTGCAGAAGAAAATTACGAAGCGGCCGCTTCGCTAAGAGACGAGATTTCCAAGCTGGAGCAGGAAGAACATGCAGAGCCGGAATCGGACACCTCTGCCGAGTAA
- a CDS encoding thioredoxin family protein, whose protein sequence is MRYFLLLLPLLLFEGDASLFEYRTKNFTVYCRDATLAVQVGEAAEHYRDRHAREWLGHPIPNWYAPCPIRVNAGDHAGGGATTFSFDQGQVFGWDMQVQGSSQSLLESVIPHEVLHTVFASHFRRPLPRWADEGAATYEEAEAEKRPIRELAREVVGTEGQIPIRRLLVMQNYPDNLGGIAVLYAQGFYLAEYLIDREGKQEFVRFLDTAYQTNWDTAFHTHYGFQNQEAAYTAAWQKHNQLDQQIASRYEVKMFTGADCRQCEEDRRTILPQLRARGLVVKVLDYDRNLEQARQENVIGLPTYIIYENGKRIAKLRESRALSSLLQRRH, encoded by the coding sequence ATGAGATATTTTCTGCTCTTACTTCCACTGCTACTATTTGAGGGGGATGCCAGTCTTTTTGAGTATCGCACCAAAAACTTCACCGTATACTGCCGAGACGCAACACTCGCAGTTCAAGTGGGAGAAGCAGCCGAGCATTATCGTGATCGACATGCGCGGGAATGGCTCGGGCATCCAATACCCAACTGGTATGCTCCCTGTCCGATTCGAGTTAATGCAGGAGACCATGCAGGGGGAGGGGCAACTACCTTCTCCTTCGACCAGGGACAGGTATTTGGCTGGGATATGCAGGTACAGGGATCTTCCCAAAGCCTGCTGGAGAGTGTTATTCCGCACGAGGTGCTGCACACAGTCTTCGCATCCCACTTCCGTCGTCCCTTACCACGCTGGGCAGACGAAGGGGCTGCGACCTATGAGGAAGCAGAAGCCGAAAAACGACCGATCCGTGAACTGGCTCGCGAAGTCGTCGGCACCGAAGGGCAGATCCCGATTCGCAGGCTGCTGGTCATGCAGAATTATCCGGATAATCTAGGCGGAATCGCTGTCCTGTACGCTCAAGGTTTCTATCTGGCAGAATACCTGATCGATCGAGAAGGGAAACAGGAGTTTGTCCGTTTTTTGGATACTGCCTATCAGACGAACTGGGATACCGCGTTTCACACCCACTACGGTTTCCAAAACCAGGAGGCGGCATACACTGCAGCCTGGCAGAAACATAATCAGCTCGACCAGCAAATTGCCAGCCGATACGAAGTCAAAATGTTTACTGGTGCTGACTGCCGCCAGTGCGAAGAGGATCGCAGGACCATTCTACCTCAACTGCGCGCTCGAGGACTGGTAGTAAAGGTTCTGGATTATGATCGCAATCTCGAACAGGCACGTCAGGAAAATGTAATCGGGCTTCCTACATATATCATTTATGAAAATGGAAAACGGATCGCCAAACTGCGAGAGAGTCGCGCCCTGAGTTCACTGCTGCAGCGTCGCCATTGA
- a CDS encoding CoA-binding protein, with amino-acid sequence MSKPTVAIIGASTDRQKYGNKSVRAHLSQGYEVYPIHPSANEIEGLTAYPSLQDVPAENLDRISVYVPPSVGIQLLEEIQQRGAKEVWFNPGSESPDLLERARELGLNVIQACSIIAIGESPADHAD; translated from the coding sequence ATGAGTAAACCGACAGTTGCAATCATTGGTGCCAGCACAGACCGCCAGAAATATGGAAACAAATCGGTCCGCGCACATTTGAGCCAGGGATACGAAGTTTATCCTATCCATCCCAGTGCAAATGAAATCGAAGGTTTGACCGCCTATCCCAGCCTGCAGGATGTACCTGCGGAGAATCTGGACCGAATCAGTGTCTATGTGCCACCTTCCGTTGGAATCCAGCTGCTGGAAGAAATCCAACAGAGAGGAGCTAAAGAGGTCTGGTTTAATCCGGGGAGCGAAAGCCCGGATCTGCTGGAGCGGGCACGGGAACTGGGATTAAATGTGATTCAGGCCTGTAGCATCATCGCCATCGGTGAGTCCCCGGCGGATCATGCAGACTAA
- a CDS encoding acyltransferase family protein has product MDLLPLDHPRLKKNNFDLLRLLLALTVCLVHAAELSGFSPLAALPEYLSSRIAVQAFFVVSGFLIVMSYERSSSLSSYTSKRIRRIYPAYVTVILLAALGLVLVSRLSLTEYFSFTWVKYLLANLTFLNFLQSTLPGVFEANRMPAVNGALWTLKVEVMFYVSVPVLVYCLRRVPRLPLLILVYVVSIVYAQLLLDASIRTENPFYEQLARQLPGQLCFFIAGAALFYYLLFFERHIRLLVTLATVMLLTHHWTPLPWLQPAALAVIVLFFGLFLYAGNFGKYGDFSYGVYILHFPLIQLLLNAGWSEEHAWSFLGTAVCLTLLGAILMWNLVEKRFLLRSSHYVSSEKAEPKTDPAKQPVRI; this is encoded by the coding sequence ATGGATTTACTGCCACTCGATCATCCCCGCCTCAAGAAGAATAACTTTGATCTGCTCAGGCTGCTGCTGGCTCTGACAGTCTGTCTGGTGCATGCAGCGGAACTTTCCGGATTTAGTCCGTTAGCTGCGCTGCCTGAATATCTTTCATCGCGGATTGCAGTCCAGGCATTCTTCGTCGTCAGCGGGTTTTTGATCGTGATGAGTTACGAACGTTCCTCTTCGCTTTCCTCTTATACCAGCAAACGAATCAGACGGATTTATCCAGCGTACGTTACCGTCATTTTACTGGCAGCCCTTGGACTGGTTCTGGTAAGCCGTCTATCTCTGACTGAGTACTTTTCTTTTACCTGGGTAAAATATCTGCTGGCTAATCTGACGTTTCTGAATTTTCTGCAGTCCACTTTACCGGGAGTCTTTGAAGCGAATCGGATGCCGGCGGTGAATGGCGCGCTCTGGACACTGAAAGTGGAAGTGATGTTTTATGTTTCCGTTCCAGTGCTGGTATATTGCCTGCGGCGTGTCCCCCGCTTGCCACTGCTGATTCTCGTTTATGTCGTGTCGATCGTATATGCCCAACTGTTGCTAGATGCTTCAATCCGGACAGAGAATCCGTTTTATGAACAGCTGGCACGCCAACTACCCGGGCAGCTTTGTTTCTTCATCGCAGGAGCGGCACTGTTTTATTACCTGCTTTTTTTCGAACGTCATATCAGACTTTTGGTCACTCTGGCGACTGTCATGTTGCTGACGCATCACTGGACTCCCCTGCCCTGGCTGCAACCTGCTGCGCTGGCAGTGATTGTCCTGTTTTTCGGTCTGTTTCTGTATGCAGGCAACTTTGGAAAGTATGGAGATTTCTCCTACGGGGTTTATATCCTGCACTTCCCGCTAATCCAGTTGCTTTTGAACGCCGGTTGGTCTGAAGAGCATGCCTGGTCTTTCCTGGGGACAGCGGTCTGCCTGACGTTGCTCGGGGCAATCCTGATGTGGAATCTGGTCGAAAAGCGGTTTCTGCTGCGAAGCAGTCACTACGTCAGTTCAGAGAAAGCTGAGCCAAAAACTGATCCTGCTAAGCAGCCAGTCCGGATCTGA